The nucleotide sequence ATCCCCTCTCCATCCTGACCCACATCGCCCACCAGAACCCGCTCCCACAGCTCGCCCTCCCCGGGtggctgctcctcctcttcctcgcggGTCTCCTTGCCCCATTGCGCAGCCGGCTGTGGGCCCAAAGTGGTGACGGTGCTCAGGGTGAGGAGGGTGCTCTGGGGGTCCGACGTGAGGTTACTGGTGGGGATGGTGGAGATGTGGACGAGCTGGGGGTGGCTGACGTTGTGGAGGTGAGTAGGCGGAGCGCTGCTGAGGTGCAGTAAGGTGGGGGCGTACTGCTGATGCTCCACCTGCACCACGTGATGCAGAGGCAGCTGGATGAACTGTTCCTGAGCTGCAGCCGTCTGCGTTTGCGACTGTGCAGCTGGAGCTAGCGCCCCGCTCTCCACGTCCTGGTTTTTCAGGCTGACAGAGGGCATGTCGGGCTTGGCAAGTGCTGGGACAGGCTCGGCGATCGGGGCGGGACCGCTTATCACCGAGCCGCCGTTAGCGGCCAGGGCTTCGGCTATGAGCACCTCGGGGTGGCTCTTGGCTTTGTGGGCGACGACGGAGTCCTTCTTCTCAAAGCGTTTGCTACAAATGGAGCAGGAGAACTGGTAGGAGGCCTCCGCGTCGTGCTTCTTCATGTGCCAGTTCAAGGAGGCCTTCTGGCGGCAGGTGAAGCCGCAAATCTCACACCTGCCACAGGGTGGAGACAAATACCACGTGAAAAAATGAGCGAGCTCGACTCGACAGattgttcagtgaaaataatttcacaacATAATCCACCACAAGCAGACGTACAAAGGTATCAAGAAATGTCATTCAAGTTAAAAAGTATGCAATCTTTGCAAATGGGTCCTGAATAATACTGACATGTTCAACCGTTAAATAAAGCAGCTGGCTTGACTCGATCTGTTCTCTATACTCATTAGAGTGGAaaagttgcattgtgggtagcattgtcgcctcacagcaataaggttccaggtttgagtctgtgctgagtttgtatgttctccctgtgccggcctgggttctccggcttcctcccagctCCTCAGGTGATCAGTTCCTAATTGTAGTTTctcgtgtgtgcgtgtgacacTGAGTGTCCCCTGTCTTTTACCCTTAAATCCCATGGAGTacactccagcaacccctgtgacccgctaatGTGGCAGAAgcggataagaagatgaatgagtaTGTACTCATCAGGGTGGTTTGATTTTCgtgctcatgacagattctTAACATCTTTATCTGCAAATAAAGCCAGAAGCCAAAAAGTTACATAAATGTCATGGAGTAAATAGTAAAAATACCTCCACTTAGTTATTTAAAGGCTTACACTTTGTACACTAACTTATTTAACACCACTGTTGAGAGAACACaggcagacacagggagaacatacgaACTCCACTCAGCACTTTCTTGCTGTGTGGCAATGGCCCAAGCCGCTGTGACACCCACAGATATTACGAGACATTTTATAGAAAATTATCGCTTAAAAAAAGGTGGGACTGACACCTTCTTTGTAGCAGGTCAGACAGCAAATTCCCATACATGTTTTGATCTTCCTCATACACGGGTCAGCCAGAGTGACTCAAATGCGCTGACTCACTGTATtggcttctctccagtgtggatcaTCCGGTGCACGGCCAGGTTGTGCGAACTCTTGAAGGCACGAGCGCAGTACTCACAGATGTAATCCCTTTGATctgaaacattgacatcactctactgatttatttcatcatttacGCTCAGTTGcacaaattattttacacacaaatgcaaataaaaatcaggaaCGCGATCCAGATAATGTATAAATGAGCATCCGTTCTGTCTTGTCACCTGTGTGGTGCTTCGCGTGGCGCAGCAGCTGCTTCTGCAGGCGGAACAAGCGGCCGCATGAAGGATGATCGCACACGTACTTCTTTTTTAACAAGTGCTGGTATTTTATGTGATGCTGGAATAAGAGAAAGAAATCTTTAGAGCTGAAACTATTTTAATAACCTATTTAATCATTTACAGGCAGTAACTTCCCCAATAAAgtattgtgttttattctcaCTGTTTTCTTGTAAACGTCTAGATCACTTTATTCTTGCTTAAAgtaacatttacagtattttccgcactacacGAGGCACCTAaatgcctttaattttctcaaaaaccttagtgcgccttataatccaatgcgccttatgtatgaaaaataggccattcattgaaggtgggCCTTATAGTCTAGTGTgccttacagtgcagaaaatactgtacaataattTTTTCTCTCCTAAGTTTTACTGCCATTTGCAGTATTTTACAGTCACAGAGTCTCTACAGACTTTTCACTAAATTTACAACAACTTTACTGTGTGCAgactcacattcattcattcacacagtgccaaatttaaacattttataagcATGTGTAATGGTCACGGTTACAGTTGACATGCCAGCAGACCTGTAGGTAGCGTGGGTGGGCCAAAACGGTGCCGCAGCCTTCCATTTCACAGCGGACGTACTGCACCGGGGGCTTTTTCCTGTGACAACAGAGTCACAGGAAAAAAAGGGTTCATAATTAACAGGAACTCAACACCATTTTGGCTCTAATCATCACAACGGAtttgaaatgacacaaacaagaTGTGCTTTAACTGCAGACTTTCAAACATGCAAGACTTACAACAGTTTCTATGTGTGCCTcccaaaaacaacaggaaggaaTCGAAAAGCAGACGATTACCTTCGTTTAGGCAAACGAGGAGCTTCCTGTAGCTGTTTGCTTCTCCTGAAACAGGCAAATAGTTTCAATTAGAAACTTCAATGCTTTACGGCTCGTTCTTAAGGTCAGGTAATTTCACCTACAAGGTCCGAAAAAAACAATACGGACTGGTGTGGACAGTAATGACATCCACAGTCAACAAATCCAGACATTGCCAGCAGTAAATTCGATTTACTCATACTTCACTTACTTCCTGGATGACTGCGATTTATCGCCCAATCCGTCCTCATCCTTCTTCACCAATTCTTCTctgttcttttcatttttgtcttcttcactTTCAGACTCCTCCTTCTTAACTTCACTTTCACCCAGCGTTGCCTGATGCATTGAATTTTTCCTagtgatttaaaatgttaaggCATAACTAGGAAGGTTGCTAGAGCAGGCATCCACATTAAATTGAACACCATAGAATTCACACTGGTCGATCAAACGGGAACATTTAAGTGATAAGACATAAACCACTCACTTGTCATTGCTCCCTTTCAAATCTGTTTCCTCTTCTGAAAAGCAAACAGTCCTATTagttgattgttgttgttttcttaccTTTAAGACATTTGCACAGACGTTGGTCTCACCACACGGTGAAGCCTCCAGCTCCGCTTCAGGCTTCATTGCTGTTGGTGGAGCATCAGATGCTGGAATTAGAGGCCCTCCTTTTCCCTTTCTGGGTCTGGACAGCTTTGGTGATGCTGTTGTTGCAATTGTGTTTTTGGATTCTGAGGAAATCAGGGGGTAACGAAAGATCATGGAACAACATTCTTGATTCTTTGCAATTGAAGGCAAACGTGTGTGATTTTACCTGCTTGGGGTGTGGACTTCTTTATCTCGGGTCTATgagaacagagagaagaaatggaaacaaatgaaaaaattctgatcagtgaaatgaaaagatcaaaacatgtttgatttagaactaaaaatcagatttttagaTAAAATTTCAcacttatttaacatttattcacAGACAAAATTTCACAAGTTAAGATAAGTTTAAACATGTAATTTATGGCGTGAAAGTAAAATTTATCTAAAAGAGCTCAAGATAATTGTAAAACTAATGAAACTTTTCACGCATAATATGAAAAACAGATACGTAAcatcactgacatttttttaaaattgatatttatgtgaaaatattatcaataataatctGATATTCAGAATTCCAATCTATTTTCTGATTGATATGAATTCGTTAAAAACATTTAAGGCTACACATTGAAAATGACAAGTTAAATTTCAAAACATTCAAGCTAAATTAAAGAAAAGCATTTAGTTGAACACATTTTGTTTGATCACTCTTTTAATGATCAGATCTAACTGATATGAATCAAGTTTCAGCCTTGATTAGTTTTAATCCTGAATGTAGTAAAACCACGTCTCTACTGGTTTAACACACTTCCGAGGATCACTTACCTGCCGACAGGTGTGTCTCCGGGGGCTGATCTGGCAGGTGTCCCACGTCCACCCTGCAGACTCGGGGTCCGGCCAATCCCAGCGCCCCTTGTTCGCAACGCACGCGCAGGACCTTCAATAACAGACCGCGCGTCAGCGGAGGTCAAAGCTCTTGTCGCGGGCCTTACACGTCCTCTTCTCGGCCTGGACGGTTCAGTCGAGTCCGGGGATGACTTTACGGCCTGCGTTGAATCTTCGGTTGCCTCGAACTCGGAACTAGTTCTTGAAATTTCGTTTTTCTTCGAGCCCATGTCGTTCATATTTACATAAATTACTATGTACCGAActgcatttgttgtttttcagtgaGAAACATTGATTTTAAACTCGTTAACGTTATCGTAAAGGGCCTTGTTGAGACGGAGTTTTGGTTTGTCGAGCAATAATAGCCGGTTGTTAGTTCTACACAATCACTTAACTAGATAGGAATAAAAATACTAAATACGATTTTAAAACATTCAGCGTTATTTACCTCTTAAAGGTATAGCAAACCTCGTAGTTCTTCGACAGACACTAAGCCCGTTTGGGAAGCGTCTCCTTTAAGAGCAGCCTTAGTGAGCAAAAACGCGAACACGTAGTTTGGACTCACGGGCTACCGTACTAACAGTGTTTGGTCATATCGTTTTAAACCAAGGATATGCGCcgatatactgtacagtatattacttATAAATTACTTTAAAACCATATATTATGCCTGGATTCTTTGTGTATGCGTAatttatgaatgtgtgtgcgtgtgcgcgctgaacatgttcaaaaatttgTATTTATCACTATGAACATTTATTTCCAATATGTGAGTTCTAAAAAGTATTTCAAATTATGTTTTAGGACAGTTTGACATCTTTATATGTTCTTGTTTTAATATACATAGACAGTGAATACCTGTCAATTAATCAAATACTGCAAAATACAAATGTAACTTTGTGAATATctattaaaatatgatttataTGATTTTCCATAAATGCTAAATCCGGAGTCAGATTCTGGATTCCAGATTCTATtattcataaaacaaaacaactattcataaaaaaattaaaacacaacatcCCAAAACAGTTACTTAAAAATAACTCAACATACATGGGAGTTATGTCTCTTAAAAGTCAGATCTTCAAgccatcaacaaaaacaaaatccctGAAAGCTGTAGAAATACTTCCACATCTGTGCGGAggtgttgtgtctctgcagaCGGAATACACGCAGCGTTTACCTCTGGATTCTACTACTGTCTCTGTCTTGCTGATGTCACTGAAACAAGATGTACAACAACTCTATATGAATTGAATAGGAATGACAGTGCTAGCATTATTTCTATAATAGCTTTTGGTTTAAGGGATTGCATTTCCGCTGCTTTGTAGCTGTGATGTATGCAGTGACAATCCAGTTGAGTCTCATCTTATCTAAATTGTACATAGTTGGGAAACAACTCTAATACACAGTTCAAAAATCTCTGATAATCACTTAGAATAAACACCcagcacagagacacaaagagtaatataattatataattacagtatatgttaaAATATATTCTCTAAGGtatgttaaaacattttcatcaatgATATATCACAGAAATAATCAACTGATAAGCCTTGTGGTAAATCATTTGAAGGGGATGACACtgtgaatattaatatttaaagactTCTGAATATGCTGTTGAATATGAATTATATTTTCAGCTCTAGAAATGTGGATTCACCTCTGTCACTCTTATTAGTTTGACTCAAGTGTTCTTTCCTGACAAATGATGAATGACTTCCcggttttgtattttttgtcttgtctaTATTTAGTATATGTCTGTATTTACTTTAAATTGTCCGATTTCCTTTAACACTATTCCCCCTGTGGTTTAAGACACCGCAAATATTCACATGTCAATCTACATTTCGTAACTGTTATTCAACGCTTTGCTGTTCCCATCAATGAATTTCCTTTGCTTGGATAGGCagaccgcggtgcactggcggatacagcggtggtaatctgaagatgactgactgactgactggataGGCGTAGGCATCAGTTAAGATTCTTAACTGATGTGTTGTTGGGACGGGCATGAAAGGCTTTAAAATCTGTTGTGATTTATTGTTGTCAGAGTCACACTGTCAAAGTGTTACGGTCCATGGTAGTATGTACTAAATAGACCTGATTTACCACACAGAGTTCAGAAAATTTTAAGGACTTCTGAATTTTAAGgctaaaagcagaaaaaaaaaatccacaacagGAATGTCCAATGTCCacacttctctttttcttttgggtTCGTTCCGTTAGCGGTCTACATAGTGTGTTATCCATTTCCATGTCATCCTATCTTCTACATcttcctctctaacaccaactgccctcatgtcttcctcactacatccatccaccttctctttggtcttgcttttgccctctttcctggtagctccatcctcatcaccctttcattaacatcctcaccatctctcctctggacgtgtccaaacatCAGATTCTgttctctctgactttgtctccaagacatctcaccttggctgtttcctctgatgaacctcaacatcttcattttctccacctctatctccacttcctgtcttctgttcagcaccactgtctctaatccgtccatcacggctgtcctcatcACACTCTTATAAACTTTGCCCTTCATTCTAACAGATTCTTCTGTCACATAATCCAGGTTTATGAAAATTTATCCACGCAACAAATAGTCGTTTTTTGGCAAGAGCAGGACTAACAACTCATAAtgcaaaaaaatcatcaaactcCATTgaaatataagaataaaaaatttgCGACAACCCCCaccccttaaaaaaaaattacaccttGTTAATCATGAAATTCGTAGGGCAAAGAGAGATCAGTTCAAAACGTTTCCTTTGCAGAGGAGAGGTTGACATCTAATAAACTATAATGCTGTAAAGGGTAATGCTTTCccttccatctatccattttctataCCGTTACATCCAATGTTGCGGTTCACGgggtgctagagcctatcccagctgactgagggcgtgaggcaggtgacactccgggcatgacgccagtgcaccgaggagccccacatagacagacaaccctgcacgcacacactcacacctacggacaatttaaAGCCGTCCTATTAACCTGAAGTGtaagtttttagaggtgggaggaagccggagaacccggacagaatCCCATcaagacacggggagagcatgcaaactccccacagagcaggactcaattTGGGAACCACCGTGCAGTGCGGCAAAAGCGCTACCCGCTTCATCTGTTTGCGTGAGACgccgggagctggagcctacccaaactgtcttagggcgtgaggtgaggggaaactccgggcaaaacgccagtgcactgcagagacaCATAGgtacagacaaatacacacacacaaagagtaaTTTcaaacggccaattaacctgaagttaattgaagtgcatgtttttggagatgggaggaagccagagaacccagagggaacccacgcagacatgagggaacatgcaaacaaagcgggactcaaacccggaaccgccttggtGTGCgccgacagcgctacccactgcgccactgtgctgccctggATGAAAGTTTagtatattttaaat is from Antennarius striatus isolate MH-2024 chromosome 23, ASM4005453v1, whole genome shotgun sequence and encodes:
- the LOC137590393 gene encoding zinc finger protein 692-like, which translates into the protein MNDMGSKKNEISRTSSEFEATEDSTQAVKSSPDSTEPSRPRRGRVRPATRALTSADARSVIEGPARALRTRGAGIGRTPSLQGGRGTPARSAPGDTPVGRPEIKKSTPQAESKNTIATTASPKLSRPRKGKGGPLIPASDAPPTAMKPEAELEASPCEEETDLKGSNDKKNSMHQATLGESEVKKEESESEEDKNEKNREELVKKDEDGLGDKSQSSRKRSKQLQEAPRLPKRRKKPPVQYVRCEMEGCGTVLAHPRYLQHHIKYQHLLKKKYVCDHPSCGRLFRLQKQLLRHAKHHTDQRDYICEYCARAFKSSHNLAVHRMIHTGEKPIQCEICGFTCRQKASLNWHMKKHDAEASYQFSCSICSKRFEKKDSVVAHKAKSHPEVLIAEALAANGGSVISGPAPIAEPVPALAKPDMPSVSLKNQDVESGALAPAAQSQTQTAAAQEQFIQLPLHHVVQVEHQQYAPTLLHLSSAPPTHLHNVSHPQLVHISTIPTSNLTSDPQSTLLTLSTVTTLGPQPAAQWGKETREEEEEQPPGEGELWERVLVGDVGQDGEGMMWEGNRVRRKEDEGMEWERDGERQILLQCAEDPGDGLM